The proteins below come from a single Xenopus tropicalis strain Nigerian chromosome 9, UCB_Xtro_10.0, whole genome shotgun sequence genomic window:
- the rpusd1 gene encoding RNA pseudouridylate synthase domain-containing protein 1 isoform X3, producing the protein MPNCISPGCNNKTNKTTHAKGVIMHCFPPNITMIKLWLLQIGRDFGDVDAFAQKVLDHKKNGVFRLCSEHFAADSYVDHCATKRLKTDALPTIFPYRKTAPVWDTGLSSFFNINALSAKCSLSASPCSTNEGSSRNPNNISTGKAICKCVRKKMVDASTLTDPAMFSKDDSLPWQEIHGSGKGLKRKGHHTKFSRISCQNPSERGASLGISNRMIFLNDQPQSQVSGIKAKTGSIPNISSSSVITEPPFSMHYDVAIRDLVNERKFIVFESCLDVLLLKLSCGFDVNCSAHIVALEKHIEGSWLSVIGRCSKGHCFHLWDSQPVAGDIALGNLLSSAAVLFSGSNFYKVEDMSQLMGLQLISYDMHYNYQRMFLFPTIDKYWQCERRRLKEAMGRKKMCLSGNKQGSKYSTYTFTDVETKHILDFQVVQKSKTSTSLEMEKLVFETCLDRLLEEHYDVETIVTDQHPAIEELMCEKYSPVVHKYDVCFYAQKVKRQLVAASKRRKCSQISKWIPAIIQHLEWASRTSHGDAELLREKWQSLLLHVTNHDELDGFRVCHVCCNKALNPHSRSLPWIRKWSPAFHALRGVILSSKLTKDLACLSQFSSGKEVTLYHCFLQKYRPNKISFRMDAVDARTKLAALAYNANVHMEHKLSFVSSKVKDSVDPSLLKPPPRLNSNTHLLQMMLDAIKLCSLNQP; encoded by the coding sequence ATGCCGAATTGCATTTCGCCCGGTTGCAATAACAAAACTAACAAAACAACACACGCAAAAGGAGTGATAATGCATTGCTTCCCACCGAACATTACAATGATTAAGTTGTGGCTTTTGCAGATCGGTCGAGATTTTGGAGATGTTGATGCCTTCGCCCAAAAAGTACTGGATCACAAGAAAAATGGCGTGTTTCGTTTGTGTTCAGAGCACTTTGCAGCCGATAGTTATGTAGACCACTGTGCAACAAAGCGGCTTAAAACAGATGCACTGCCCACAATTTTTCCGTACCGGAAAACAGCTCCCGTATGGGATACTGGATTGTCATCTTTCTTTAACATAAACGCCTTATCTGCAAAGTGTTCACTGAGCGCCTCGCCATGTTCTACAAATGAAGGTAGTAGTCGTAATCCCAACAATATATCCACGGGGAAAGCGATTTGCAAATGTGTACGTAAGAAAATGGTTGATGCAAGCACGCTCACGGATCCAGCAATGTTCTCCAAAGATGACTCTTTGCCGTGGCAAGAGATACATGGAAGTGGCAAAGGACTGAAAAGAAAAGGCCACCACACTAAGTTCTCTAGAATAAGCTGCCAAAATCCTTCAGAGAGGGGTGCCTCTCTAGGTATAAGTAATAGGATGATCTTTCTTAATGACCAACCACAAAGTCAGGTTTCTGGAATCAAAGCAAAAACTGGTAGCATTCCAAACATTTCCAGCAGTTCTGTAATAACAGAACCACCCTTCTCCATGCACTATGATGTTGCCATTAGAGATCTTGTGAACGAAAGAAAGTTTATCGTATTCGAGTCTTGCCTCGATGTCTTGCTTCTCAAGCTTTCCTGTGGGTTTGATGTGAACTGCAGTGCTCATATTGTTGCACTTGAGAAGCACATAGAGGGTTCCTGGTTGTCTGTAATTGGACGCTGTTCCAAAGGCCATTGCTTTCATCTGTGGGACAGTCAACCTGTAGCAGGAGACATTGCACTGGGAAATCTATTGTCTTCAGCTGCTGTGCTTTTTAGTGGCTCCAATTTTTATAAGGTTGAAGATATGAGTCAGCTTATGGGCCTACAGCTTATTTCCTACGACATGCACTATAATTACCAACGTATGTTCCTGTTTCCTACAATTGATAAGTACTGGCAGTGTGAACGCAGAAGGCTCAAAGAAGCAATGGGACGGAAAAAAATGTGCCTTTCTGGAAATAAGCAAGGTTCCAAATACTCTACATACACCTTCACTGACGTCGAGACAAAACATATTCTAGATTTTCAAGTAGTGCAGAAGTCAAAGACTTCTACGTCCCTAGAGATGGAAAAGCTCGTCTTTGAAACGTGCTTAGATCGACTTCTAGAAGAGCATTATGATGTCGAGACCATTGTAACAGACCAACATCCCGCTATTGAAGAACTGATGTGTGAAAAGTACAGTCCTGTTGTTCATAAgtatgatgtttgcttttatgcCCAAAAGGTAAAAAGACAGTTGGTGGCCGCTAGCAAAAGGAGAAAATGTTCACAGATCAGCAAGTGGATCCCTGCAATCATCCAACACTTGGAATGGGCTTCCAGAACTAGTCATGGCGATGCAGAATTGCTGCGTGAGAAGTGGCAGTCACTACTCCTGCACGTTACAAACCACGACGAACTGGATGGTTTCAGGGTCTGCCACGTGTGTTGCAATAAAGCTCTGAATCCCCATTCACGGTCACTTCCCTGGATCAGAAAATGGAGTCCAGCCTTCCATGCTTTACGTGGAGTGATTCTTTCCTCCAAGCTGACAAAGGACTTAGCCTGTCTTTCTCAGTTTAGCAGCGGCAAAGAAGTTACGTTATACCATTGTTTCCTTCAAAAATATAGGCCCAATAAGATCAGTTTCAGGATGGATGCTGTGGATGCAAGGACCAAACTGGCAGCTCTTGCATACAATGCAAATGTACACATGGAACATAAGTTAAGCTTTGTATCCTCGAAGGTGAAGGATAGTGTTGACCCATCGCTACTGAAACCACCGCCCAGGCTCAACTCAAATACTCATTTGCTGCAAATGATGTTGGATGCTATAAAATTGTGTTCCCTTAACCAGCCCTAG
- the rpusd1 gene encoding RNA pseudouridylate synthase domain-containing protein 1 isoform X2, translating to MLFCFRIQRNDYCQRGVRSLYVLELRTKQIEKMPSCIVRGCHHSTSRKGLDPGIVLHGFPKNLNRIKQWLIMTQQNYGNLEAFAQKVQNGKKHNSYRICSAHFSPDCYIYLGRTKGLKADAVPTIFAWNTPEGRENSSNRVYPQRLCQCMRKKMVDASTLTDLESPDSAVGEKWKVKHDHHYHLGSSRKSTQKPTVDHDLEKDSVDTSNIKNNPDDDDDEDEISFIRVDPFYSGISEITGADRFMDFAPSPHKVRDGMQNMFRSTEHTFPVDNDVAVLDVVHQRKFIVFESCLDVLLRKLSCGFGVNCSAPIVGLEKYVEGSYLSVVGRCSKGHRFHLWDSQPVVGDIALGNLLTSAALLFSGSRFCKVEEMSRLLGLQLISRNTYHKYQRTLLFPTVAKYWLHEHKQLKEAVGSKKLCLSVDGQSSTFSTYTFTEPESKQILDFQVVQKAKTSTSQEIEKLAFETCLDRLLKERFVVETISTDQHPGIEELMCEKYGSVCHKYDVWLYAQEVKRQLVAASKRRKCSQISKWIPAIIQHLEWVSRTSHGDVALFREKWQSLLMHITNRHKSDSSIVCHACRHKALNRCLRSLPWIKKWTPAFHALREVVLSSNLTKDMARFSQFSLGKDILLYRRLLKKYRPSDVRFRMDSADARTKLAALTYNAYMHTGQRRPKVSPRATGGSDLQIDKVDNWSALSSTSKPNLNGHLLRMMVDAIKLCSTNSKQRV from the coding sequence ATTGAAAAAATGCCATCTTGCATAGTCCGTGGTTGTCATCACAGCACATCAAGAAAAGGCCTAGATCCTGGTATTGTCTTGCACGGATTCCCAAAAAACCTTAACAGAATAAAGCAATGGCTCATAATGACACAACAGAATTATGGCAACCTTGAGGCCTTTGCACAGAAAGTCCAGAATGGAAAGAAACACAATTCCTATCGTATTTGTTCTGCCCATTTTTCCCCTGATTGTTACATCTACCTCGGCCGCACAAAAGGACTGAAAGCAGATGCTGTGCCCACAATATTTGCTTGGAACACCCCAGAGGGCAGAGAGAACAGTAGTAATCGCGTTTATCCTCAGCGGCTATGTCAGTGTATGAGAAAGAAAATGGTTGATGCCAGCACACTCACAGATCTGGAATCGCCAGACTCTGCAGTTGGTGAAAAATGGAAAGTAAAGCACGATCATCATTACCATTTAGGCTCTTCAAGGAAAAGCACCCAGAAACCTACAGTGGATCATGATCTTGAAAAAGATTCAGTAGACACGAGTAATATAAAGAACAACCCAGATGATGATGACGACGAAGACGAAATCTCTTTCATACGTGTAGATCCATTTTATTCTGGTATATCAGAGATAACTGGAGCAGATAGATTTATGGATTTCGCACCATCCCCCCACAAAGTAAGAGATGGCATGCAAAACATGTTCAGAAGTACAGAGCACACGTTTCCCGTGGACAATGACGTGGCAGTTTTAGATGTTGTCCATCAAAGGAAGTTTATAGTATTTGAGTCTTGCCTCGATGTCTTACTTCGTAAGCTTTCTTGTGGATTTGGGGTGAACTGCAGTGCTCCCATTGTTGGGCTTGAGAAGTACGTGGAGGGTTCTTACTTGTCTGTAGTTGGACGGTGCTCTAAAGGCCACCGCTTTCATCTGTGGGACAGCCAACCTGTAGTAGGAGACATTGCACTGGGTAATCTGTTGACATCGGCTGCTCTGCTTTTCAGTGGTTCCAGATTTTGTAAGGTTGAAGAAATGAGTCGGCTATTGGGACTGCAGCTAATTTCCCGCAACACCTACCATAAATACCAGCGTACATTGCTGTTTCCTACAGTCGCTAAGTATTGGCTGCATGAGCACAAACAGCTCAAAGAGGCCGTAGGATCTAAAAAATTGTGCCTCTCTGTGGATGGGCAGAGTTCTACGTTTTCTACGTACACGTTCACTGAACCCGAGAGCAAGCAAATTTTAGATTTTCAAGTAGTTCAGAAGGCAAAGACAAGTACTTCCCAAGAAATTGAAAAGCTAGCCTTTGAAACCTGCTTGGATCGACTTCTCAAAGAGCGTTTTGTTGTTGAGACCATTTCAACAGACCAACATCCTGGCATTGAGGAACTAATGTGTGAAAAGTATGGCAGTGTTTGTCACAAGTATGATGTTTGGCTTTATGCCCAAGAGGTAAAAAGGCAATTGGTGGCTGCCAGCAAAAGAAGAAAATGTTCACAGATCAGCAAGTGGATCCCTGCAATCATCCAGCACTTGGAATGGGTTTCGAGAACTAGTCATGGAGATGTGGCCTTGTTTCGTGAGAAGTGGCAATCACTGCTAATGCACATTACTAATCGCCATAAGTCGGACAGTTCCATAGTGTGCCATGCATGTCGCCATAAAGCTTTGAACCGCTGTTTACGATCACTTCCCTGGATCAAAAAATGGACTCCAGCCTTCCACGCTTTACGTGAAGTGGTTCTTTCCTCCAATCTGACGAAGGACATGGCCCGTTTTTCTCAGTTTAGCCTTGGCAAAGACATTTTGTTATACCGTCGCCTCCTTAAAAAATATAGGCCAAGTGATGTTCGTTTCAGGATGGATTCTGCGGATGCAAGGACCAAACTAGCAGCACTTACGTACAATGCATATATGCACACAGGGCAAAGAAGGCCTAAGGTTTCCCCAAGAGCAACTGGTGGTTCTGACCTACAGATAGACAAAGTGGATAACTGGTCTGCCTTGTCATCAACATCTAAACCAAATTTGAATGGTCATTTGTTGCGCATGATGGTGGATGCTATAAAATTGTGCTCCACTAACTCAAAGCAAAGAGTCTAG
- the rpusd1 gene encoding RNA pseudouridylate synthase domain-containing protein 1 isoform X4: MEPCSIEKLSILYQSADFLVVNKHWDIRIDSKMWYEKLTVQSQLKHRFPELADPGTYYGFRFCHQLDFSTSGALCVALNKEAAGRAYQCFKDRTVTKAYLALVRGTVSEKYMRISLAIGKNTQEGLTHMMCVEGAPGCKNAKSCQTDLVVLQHGSYKGDPVTKVLLQPLTGRTHQLRVHCSALGFPIVGDFTYSYKKDSEPYRMMLHAYYLRIPTDHELIEVTAPDPFQPDTDPNWTPHDTLCSLSKAMADLTASAKASERNRQNSELVKAETKPSSSYNETEEQRAVCQQWLAEWAFE; encoded by the exons ATGGAGCCCTGCAGCATTGAGAAGCTTTCCATCCTGTACCAGAGCGCCGACTTTCTGGTTGTCAACAAGCACTGGGACATCCGTATCGACAGCAAAATGTGGTACGAGAAGCTAACGGTGCAGAGCCAGCTGAAGCACAGGTTCCCCGAACTGGCCGACCCGGGCACCTATTATGGATTCAG GTTTTGCCACCAGCTTGATTTCTCCACCAGTGGTGCCCTGTGTGTCGCACTCAACAAAGAAGCTGCGGGACGGGCATACCAGTGTTTTAAGGATCGTACAGTAACGAAGGCTTATCTTGCCCTG GTCAGAGGAACAGTATCAGAGAAATACATGAGAATCTCGTTGGCCATTGGCAAAAACACTCAGGAAGGGCTAACCCATATGATGTGCGTAGAAGGGGCACCCG GGTGTAAGAACGCCAAGTCGTGCCAGACGGACCTGGTTGTGTTACAGCATGGTTCCTATAAAGGAGACCCAGTCACCAAGGTTTTGCTGCAGCCTCTAACAG GCAGAACCCACCAGCTGAGAGTACACTGCAGTGCGTTGGGGTTCCCTATAGTGGGAGACTTCACATACAGCTATAAGAAGGACAGCGAGCCGTACCGTATGATGCTGCATGCCTACTACCTCCGGATCCCCACTGACCACGAGCTCATTGAAGTCACAGCTCCTGACCCTTTCCAGCCAGACACGGACCCTAACTGGACACCCCACGACACCCTGTGCTCCCTTAGCAAAGCCATGGCGGACCTAACTGCTTCCGCAAAGGCATCCGAACGGAACAGGCAGAACAGTGAACTGGTGAAAGCCGAGACAAAGCCGTCGAGCTCCTATAATGAGACTGAAGAGCAGAGAGCAGTGTGTCAGCAATGGTTAGCGGAATGGGCTTTTGAGTAA